A stretch of Longibacter salinarum DNA encodes these proteins:
- the pnp gene encoding polyribonucleotide nucleotidyltransferase, with amino-acid sequence MPLEATTREIQFAPGKSMSLETGKIARQANGSVVVRMGDTMVLSTATLSDSVREGSNFFPLTVDYREKFAAGGKVPGGFIKREGRPTDKETLTARLVDRAIRPLFPDGFYHDVHLVNFVISAGKEYDADILAGVGSSAALALSGAPFQGPIAEVRVGRVDGELIVNPTLEETKASDLNLLVAGKMDSLVMVEGEAHEISEETMIDALDTAHASIKKLVEGQNALVQDFGQPESFEWQPDVVPQELVDKVGEQFGQRVADHIRKPYDKKSFYGGLDVIKDEAVESMLGDEKETAEGYTRGDIRDAVGKVQKKEMRTMILDDQRRIDGRGYDDIRELNTEAGLLPRVHGSALFTRGETQVLGSVTLGTSKDVQPVDEVFTDVDKSFFLHYRFPPFSVGEAGFLRGPKRREIGHGMLAERALSPVIPDQNDFPYTIRVNAEVTESNGSSSMASVCAGSLALMDAGVPLKKPVAGIAMGLVKRGDKTAILTDILGQEDHLGDMDFKITGTRDGITACQMDIKIAGLDRDVMLTALKKARQAHAHILEHMESTLDEARTDLSPYAPRLTKLTIDPEHIGAVIGPGGKVVKSIQKETNTDVTVDEEDGVGLVTIAATNQEDAEAAIERIKQIVAVPEEGEDYVGTVKTIRDFGAFIEIMPEKTGLLHVSEISHEYVENVEDHLKVGDKVKVHLLEVRDDGKLRLTRKPFLSKDNGKDQE; translated from the coding sequence ATGCCTTTAGAAGCAACGACCCGTGAGATTCAGTTCGCGCCGGGCAAGTCGATGAGCCTCGAGACGGGCAAGATTGCCCGCCAGGCGAATGGTAGCGTCGTCGTCCGCATGGGCGATACGATGGTGCTGTCGACGGCTACTCTGAGCGATAGCGTCCGCGAGGGATCTAACTTTTTCCCGCTCACGGTCGACTACCGTGAGAAATTTGCCGCCGGTGGTAAGGTGCCGGGCGGTTTCATCAAGCGTGAGGGACGTCCGACCGACAAGGAAACCCTCACCGCGCGTCTCGTTGACCGCGCGATCCGCCCGCTTTTCCCGGACGGCTTCTACCACGACGTTCACCTGGTGAACTTTGTGATCTCTGCCGGCAAGGAATACGATGCCGACATTCTCGCCGGCGTCGGATCCTCGGCGGCACTCGCCCTTTCCGGGGCCCCGTTTCAGGGACCGATCGCGGAGGTTCGCGTCGGACGCGTCGATGGCGAGTTGATCGTCAACCCGACGCTCGAAGAAACGAAAGCGTCCGATCTCAACCTGCTCGTCGCAGGGAAGATGGACTCGCTCGTCATGGTCGAGGGCGAAGCCCACGAGATCAGCGAGGAGACGATGATCGACGCGCTCGACACCGCGCACGCGTCCATCAAGAAGCTCGTCGAAGGCCAGAACGCCCTCGTGCAGGACTTTGGCCAGCCGGAGTCGTTTGAATGGCAGCCAGACGTCGTCCCGCAGGAGTTGGTCGACAAAGTCGGCGAGCAGTTCGGACAGCGTGTGGCCGACCATATCCGCAAGCCGTACGACAAGAAGTCGTTCTACGGTGGGCTGGATGTGATCAAAGACGAAGCCGTCGAAAGCATGCTCGGTGACGAGAAGGAGACGGCCGAAGGCTACACCCGCGGCGACATTCGTGACGCCGTCGGCAAGGTCCAGAAGAAGGAGATGCGGACGATGATCCTCGACGATCAGCGCCGGATCGACGGTCGTGGATACGACGATATCCGCGAGCTCAACACCGAAGCCGGCCTGCTTCCGCGGGTTCACGGTTCGGCCCTCTTCACGCGTGGCGAGACGCAGGTGCTCGGCTCCGTAACGCTCGGTACGTCGAAAGACGTCCAGCCGGTCGATGAGGTCTTCACCGACGTCGACAAGAGCTTCTTCCTGCACTATCGCTTCCCGCCGTTCTCCGTTGGTGAAGCCGGGTTCCTCCGCGGACCCAAACGCCGCGAGATCGGACACGGTATGCTGGCCGAGCGCGCGCTCAGCCCGGTCATACCGGACCAGAACGACTTCCCGTACACCATCCGCGTGAATGCGGAGGTCACGGAGTCGAACGGTTCCTCGTCGATGGCGAGCGTTTGCGCGGGTAGCCTTGCGCTGATGGATGCCGGTGTGCCGCTCAAGAAGCCGGTGGCCGGTATCGCCATGGGCCTCGTGAAGCGCGGCGACAAGACCGCTATCCTGACCGACATCCTCGGCCAGGAGGACCATCTCGGTGATATGGACTTCAAGATCACCGGTACGCGGGACGGAATCACCGCCTGCCAGATGGACATCAAGATCGCTGGTCTCGACCGCGACGTGATGCTGACGGCGCTGAAGAAAGCACGCCAGGCACACGCGCACATCCTGGAGCACATGGAGTCGACGCTCGACGAGGCCCGCACGGACCTCTCGCCGTACGCTCCGCGCCTGACCAAGCTCACGATCGATCCTGAACACATCGGCGCCGTGATCGGGCCGGGTGGTAAGGTCGTGAAGAGCATTCAGAAAGAGACCAACACAGACGTCACCGTCGACGAAGAAGACGGCGTGGGTCTCGTGACGATTGCCGCGACGAACCAGGAAGATGCGGAAGCCGCAATCGAGCGGATCAAGCAGATCGTCGCTGTACCCGAAGAGGGCGAAGACTACGTTGGCACGGTGAAGACCATCCGTGACTTCGGCGCCTTCATCGAAATCATGCCCGAGAAGACGGGACTGCTGCACGTCTCGGAAATCTCGCATGAGTACGTGGAGAACGTCGAAGACCACCTCAAGGTGGGCGACAAGGTGAAAGTGCACCTTCTGGAGGTTCGCGACGACGGCAAGCTCCGCCTGACACGGAAACCGTTCCTGTCGAAGGACAACGGCAAAGACCAGGAGTAA
- the rpsO gene encoding 30S ribosomal protein S15, giving the protein MITKEEKQQLVNEFGNNPDDTGTPEVQIAIFSKRIERLTDHLKNHPKDFSTRHGLLKLVGKRRRLLNYLQAEDIERYRSIISELGLRK; this is encoded by the coding sequence ATGATTACGAAGGAAGAGAAGCAGCAGTTGGTCAATGAGTTCGGGAATAACCCGGACGACACCGGAACCCCCGAGGTGCAGATTGCCATCTTCAGCAAGCGCATTGAGCGGCTGACGGACCACCTGAAGAACCACCCCAAGGACTTTTCGACGCGTCACGGGCTTCTGAAGCTCGTCGGTAAGCGTCGTCGTCTTCTGAATTACCTCCAGGCCGAGGATATCGAGCGATACCGCTCGATTATCTCCGAGCTTGGTCTTCGGAAGTAA
- a CDS encoding bifunctional riboflavin kinase/FAD synthetase: protein MKREIGWDNISRDDSSVLTVGTFDGVHRGHQAIISYLKQRAEERGGTATVVSFDPHPRSVVHGREVDLLSTVEERGDLLEHFGVDRFVVVPFTKAFAHLPPVEYVEEILVQRIGLCEITVGYDHAFGRNREGDVDLLRELGKTHDFEVDVIPAQQIGSDVVSSSRVRSLLRGGEVSSAAELLGRPYDMRGTVEEGAKRGRTIGYPTANIDVSDARKLVPKIGVYAVRVHRPSAGETHAGMMNIGRRPTFDGMDVTAEVHIFDFEADLYGETIRVEFLRRLRNEQKFESADELATQLSRDEEHCRQVIETGNFPDPVV from the coding sequence ATGAAGCGTGAAATTGGCTGGGACAACATCTCCCGAGACGATTCATCCGTTTTAACCGTCGGCACGTTCGATGGCGTGCATCGCGGTCATCAGGCGATCATTAGTTATCTGAAGCAGCGGGCGGAAGAGCGCGGCGGGACGGCAACCGTCGTCTCGTTCGACCCGCATCCGCGGTCCGTCGTCCATGGCCGAGAGGTGGATTTGCTGAGTACGGTGGAAGAGCGGGGTGACCTTCTGGAGCATTTCGGCGTGGATCGCTTCGTCGTCGTGCCGTTTACGAAGGCATTCGCGCATCTCCCGCCGGTCGAGTACGTGGAAGAGATTCTCGTGCAACGAATCGGCCTGTGTGAGATCACCGTCGGCTATGATCATGCCTTCGGTCGGAATCGGGAGGGCGATGTCGACCTGCTCCGCGAGTTAGGGAAAACGCATGACTTCGAGGTCGATGTTATTCCCGCGCAACAGATCGGCTCAGACGTCGTATCGTCGAGTCGGGTGCGGTCGTTGCTGCGAGGCGGCGAGGTATCCAGTGCAGCGGAGCTACTCGGCCGCCCGTACGACATGCGGGGGACCGTCGAGGAGGGAGCAAAGCGCGGTCGGACCATCGGGTATCCTACAGCGAATATCGACGTGTCGGACGCCAGGAAGCTCGTTCCGAAGATCGGCGTTTACGCGGTCCGCGTGCACCGACCGTCTGCCGGCGAGACGCACGCGGGCATGATGAATATCGGGCGTCGGCCGACGTTTGATGGAATGGACGTCACCGCAGAAGTGCACATTTTTGATTTCGAGGCAGATCTTTACGGAGAGACGATCCGCGTTGAATTCTTGCGAAGACTTCGTAATGAGCAAAAATTCGAATCTGCGGATGAGCTCGCCACGCAACTTTCGAGGGATGAAGAACATTGCAGACAAGTCATTGAGACAGGGAATTTCCCCGATCCGGTTGTTTAG
- the truB gene encoding tRNA pseudouridine(55) synthase TruB has product MPPASAHRSIDPDLVFVPPNLPEDIAAGAVLPIDKPANSTSFDIVREVRSLADLKKVGHAGTLDPLATGLLIVLVARPATRLQDAFMYLRKTYTGTMRLGETTPSHDSETAVTESVDTSHLSEAEIRDALEAFVGEIEQVPPMYSAVKIGGEKLYKKARRGEQVERPPRPVTIYDACITDIRGSEVDFKIDCSKGTYVRSLARDVGAELGVGAHLTALRRTAIGDYRVEDAWSLDQLRDAFGM; this is encoded by the coding sequence GTGCCGCCGGCATCTGCTCATCGTTCCATCGATCCCGATCTGGTTTTTGTCCCACCGAATCTGCCGGAGGACATAGCCGCTGGTGCTGTACTACCGATCGATAAACCCGCGAACAGCACGTCGTTTGATATCGTGCGCGAGGTCCGCAGCCTCGCCGACCTCAAAAAGGTAGGGCATGCAGGTACGCTGGATCCGCTGGCCACAGGGCTCTTGATCGTGCTTGTGGCAAGGCCGGCCACGCGGCTCCAAGATGCGTTCATGTATCTGCGGAAGACGTATACGGGAACGATGCGGCTTGGTGAGACGACCCCGTCTCACGATTCGGAGACGGCGGTGACGGAGTCCGTCGACACGTCGCATCTGAGCGAAGCGGAGATTCGCGATGCACTTGAGGCGTTCGTTGGCGAGATTGAGCAGGTCCCGCCAATGTATTCCGCGGTCAAGATAGGTGGAGAAAAGCTTTACAAGAAAGCCCGTCGGGGTGAGCAGGTCGAACGTCCCCCGCGTCCGGTAACCATTTACGACGCGTGCATTACCGATATCCGAGGCTCGGAGGTTGATTTTAAGATCGACTGTTCGAAGGGCACGTACGTTCGGAGCCTGGCGCGGGATGTCGGCGCCGAACTTGGCGTCGGCGCGCATTTGACGGCACTCAGGCGTACAGCAATCGGTGATTACCGGGTTGAGGATGCCTGGAGCCTTGATCAGCTTCGAGACGCATTCGGCATGTAG
- the rbfA gene encoding 30S ribosome-binding factor RbfA, whose protein sequence is MSIRTERVAELVQREVARILQRDYADQLQPMVTITNARVTGDLSTAYLYASVLGDTSAKREAAFKQLKALTPEIREKLASRIRHQLRTMPEIEFFLDESLQKAKKMDNLFDRIREERERREARDEPVDAPAPEDDADA, encoded by the coding sequence ATGAGTATTCGCACCGAACGCGTCGCTGAACTCGTTCAGCGGGAAGTGGCGCGCATACTGCAGCGGGACTATGCCGACCAGCTGCAGCCGATGGTTACCATCACGAATGCTCGCGTCACGGGCGATCTGTCGACCGCCTATCTCTATGCCAGCGTGCTCGGGGATACTAGCGCCAAACGTGAGGCTGCATTCAAACAACTGAAGGCACTGACTCCGGAGATCCGCGAGAAACTTGCGTCTCGGATTCGGCATCAGCTTCGCACGATGCCGGAGATCGAGTTTTTCCTCGACGAGTCGCTGCAGAAGGCGAAGAAGATGGATAACTTGTTCGATCGAATCCGCGAGGAGCGCGAGCGGCGGGAGGCGCGAGATGAGCCTGTCGACGCGCCTGCGCCGGAAGACGATGCCGATGCCTGA
- the infB gene encoding translation initiation factor IF-2: MATTEQKKFKKKKLFKVARELNVSTDRVVEFLEEEGFSDALSGNGFNASIVDEEAYLVLRQEYADDAEAAERVRELREDKASDEDEVARDEVATLDGDESDEATDVAEASEEAEEEVVAEAAAESEASSEPEAEAEADTTAEASAAEEVDEAPAAEEDVESEALAETADEAVDAQPEEEPAAADAASEPEAEATKEPQEEAKAEPVAEAEDEPVAEAEAPEEQPVEAEADVDAVDESDAEAEATADVEAAEPEATAEAEADESVDDPEAEAEVEAEVEVEAEAATDDTDGQAEASEDVSAEAAEAEAEEAEASAESDDADATASEEDEIDPNAAPTTDTAAEARAEIADADAEDVESVEAKEGAENKSETLKADRYRLSGTQVVGKVDLTQIQSRKRKRKRKKKSKDDSDSKKKQQSRKDRNKKRQKKKKKKRKKRSRNRGVDEEDVEQTIQETLQELEQGASRARQRRRRRRRQRHEEEREERRRRKKEQEGILRLTEFVTTGELANLMGEPVGDVISTLFDAGMMVSINQRLDRETIEFVAAEYELEVEFIDEFGDQAIAIEDDDPEDLEPRAPVVTVMGHVDHGKTSLLDYIRSANVVAGEEGGITQHIGAHRVRLPDHEDEAITFLDTPGHEAFTAMRARGAKATDIVVLVVAADDSVMPQTIEAINHAQAADVPIVVAINKMDKREADPQKVMAELAEHNVLVEEYGGTVQVAKVSAETGEGIDDLLDKIILQSEIMEVTANPDRDASGVIIESRLEKGRGNVITVLVQRGTLEVGDPFVAGIYSGSVRAMFDERDNRVSEAGPSTPVLVLGCDGSPEVGDQFVALEDESEAREIANERQRIHREQELRRKSQVSLDQISRRMAEGEFHELNLIVKADVGGSVEALSDALLKLKTDEVAVRIIHSGVGAITESDVMLARASDAVILGFQVRPTRGARQAAEQEEVDIRTYSIIYDAIEDVHAALEGLLSPEEREEIKGHAEVRDIFKVPNVGTVGGSYVTDGTISRNHRIRVVREGVVTYEGRIGSLKRFKEDVKEVKSGFECGISVENFNDIKVGDELESYVVVEEKRTLEV, translated from the coding sequence ATGGCGACGACTGAACAGAAAAAGTTTAAGAAGAAGAAGCTATTCAAGGTAGCGCGAGAGCTGAACGTCTCGACCGATCGCGTGGTCGAGTTCCTCGAGGAAGAGGGGTTCAGCGACGCGCTGTCGGGGAATGGGTTCAATGCGTCTATCGTCGACGAAGAGGCGTACCTTGTGCTGAGGCAGGAATATGCCGATGACGCCGAGGCCGCCGAACGTGTGCGTGAGCTCCGAGAGGACAAAGCGTCGGACGAAGACGAGGTGGCGCGCGACGAGGTGGCTACGCTCGATGGCGACGAATCGGACGAAGCAACGGATGTTGCTGAGGCGTCCGAGGAGGCCGAAGAGGAAGTAGTTGCCGAGGCGGCTGCTGAGTCCGAGGCGTCTTCTGAGCCCGAAGCGGAAGCTGAGGCCGATACGACGGCGGAGGCGAGTGCGGCGGAGGAAGTAGACGAAGCACCTGCTGCTGAGGAAGATGTTGAATCTGAGGCGCTCGCCGAGACGGCCGACGAAGCCGTGGACGCGCAGCCCGAAGAGGAACCGGCCGCGGCTGATGCGGCATCCGAACCTGAAGCGGAGGCGACGAAAGAACCGCAAGAAGAGGCGAAAGCCGAGCCGGTCGCGGAAGCTGAGGACGAACCGGTCGCGGAAGCTGAAGCCCCGGAGGAGCAGCCGGTCGAAGCGGAAGCGGACGTGGATGCTGTCGATGAGTCGGATGCAGAGGCGGAAGCCACTGCAGATGTCGAAGCCGCTGAGCCGGAGGCAACGGCCGAGGCCGAGGCGGACGAATCGGTAGATGACCCCGAGGCTGAGGCAGAAGTTGAGGCTGAGGTAGAAGTCGAGGCGGAGGCAGCGACTGACGATACTGACGGACAGGCCGAAGCCAGCGAGGACGTTTCCGCTGAAGCCGCTGAAGCCGAAGCCGAAGAAGCAGAAGCGTCTGCAGAGAGCGATGACGCGGATGCAACGGCCTCTGAAGAAGATGAGATTGACCCGAACGCGGCTCCAACGACCGATACGGCGGCGGAGGCTCGTGCGGAAATAGCAGATGCCGATGCTGAAGACGTGGAATCCGTCGAAGCGAAGGAGGGGGCGGAGAACAAGTCCGAAACCCTAAAGGCGGACCGTTATCGTCTCTCTGGTACGCAGGTGGTCGGCAAAGTCGACCTCACGCAAATCCAGAGCCGTAAGCGCAAGCGGAAGCGGAAGAAGAAGTCCAAAGACGACAGCGACTCGAAGAAGAAACAGCAGAGTCGGAAGGACCGCAATAAGAAGCGTCAGAAGAAGAAAAAGAAGAAGCGGAAGAAGCGCAGCCGCAATCGTGGTGTCGACGAGGAAGACGTCGAGCAGACGATTCAGGAGACGCTGCAGGAGTTGGAGCAGGGCGCCAGCCGTGCCCGCCAGCGCCGCCGTCGCCGCCGTCGTCAGCGTCACGAAGAAGAGCGGGAAGAGCGTCGTCGCCGGAAGAAGGAGCAGGAAGGCATTCTGCGCCTGACCGAGTTTGTAACGACGGGTGAGCTCGCAAACCTGATGGGTGAGCCTGTCGGTGATGTGATCTCGACGCTTTTCGATGCCGGTATGATGGTGTCAATCAACCAGCGTCTCGACCGTGAGACGATTGAGTTCGTCGCGGCCGAGTACGAGCTGGAGGTCGAGTTCATCGATGAGTTCGGTGACCAGGCCATCGCCATTGAGGATGATGATCCGGAAGACCTCGAGCCACGTGCACCGGTCGTGACCGTCATGGGTCACGTCGATCACGGTAAGACGTCGCTTCTTGATTATATTCGTAGCGCGAACGTCGTTGCAGGCGAGGAAGGTGGCATCACGCAGCATATTGGTGCTCACCGCGTGCGACTGCCCGATCACGAAGACGAGGCGATTACCTTCCTCGATACCCCGGGTCACGAGGCGTTTACCGCCATGCGTGCCCGTGGTGCGAAGGCCACGGACATTGTGGTTCTCGTTGTGGCTGCCGACGACTCGGTGATGCCGCAGACGATCGAGGCCATCAACCACGCCCAGGCCGCGGATGTACCCATCGTGGTCGCTATCAACAAGATGGATAAGCGCGAAGCGGATCCGCAGAAGGTCATGGCGGAGCTTGCTGAGCACAACGTCCTTGTTGAGGAGTACGGCGGTACGGTTCAGGTTGCGAAAGTCTCCGCTGAAACCGGCGAAGGCATTGACGACCTGCTGGACAAGATTATCCTGCAGTCGGAGATCATGGAGGTGACGGCGAACCCGGACCGCGATGCGTCGGGTGTCATCATCGAAAGTCGCCTGGAGAAAGGGCGAGGAAACGTGATCACGGTGCTGGTTCAGCGCGGTACACTTGAAGTTGGTGACCCGTTTGTCGCGGGTATCTACAGCGGATCGGTTCGTGCCATGTTCGATGAGCGCGACAACCGTGTTAGCGAAGCCGGACCTTCAACTCCGGTCTTGGTTCTCGGTTGTGACGGGTCCCCCGAAGTGGGTGACCAGTTTGTGGCTCTCGAAGACGAGTCCGAAGCGCGTGAGATCGCGAATGAGCGTCAGCGCATTCACCGGGAGCAGGAGCTGCGCCGCAAGAGTCAGGTTTCGCTCGACCAGATCTCCCGTCGCATGGCGGAGGGCGAGTTCCACGAACTCAACCTCATCGTCAAAGCGGACGTGGGTGGCTCGGTAGAGGCCCTATCGGACGCGCTCCTCAAGCTGAAGACCGACGAAGTGGCTGTCCGCATCATCCACAGCGGTGTGGGTGCCATTACGGAGTCCGACGTCATGCTTGCACGTGCCTCCGATGCCGTTATTCTCGGCTTTCAGGTTCGACCGACACGCGGCGCCCGACAGGCGGCCGAGCAGGAAGAGGTCGATATCCGGACATACTCGATCATTTACGACGCGATCGAGGATGTACATGCGGCTCTCGAAGGTCTCCTCTCGCCCGAAGAGCGCGAAGAGATCAAGGGGCACGCCGAAGTCCGAGACATCTTCAAGGTGCCGAACGTGGGAACCGTCGGCGGTTCGTATGTTACGGACGGCACGATCTCACGCAACCACAGGATTCGCGTCGTTCGCGAAGGTGTGGTCACCTACGAAGGACGTATCGGATCGCTCAAGCGCTTCAAGGAAGACGTCAAGGAAGTGAAGAGCGGCTTCGAGTGCGGGATCTCTGTCGAGAACTTCAACGACATCAAAGTCGGCGACGAGCTTGAAAGCTACGTCGTGGTCGAAGAGAAGCGCACGCTGGAAGTGTAG
- the nusA gene encoding transcription termination factor NusA yields MRSADLVSSFGEIARAKDIDRETLQIIVEDVIRAMIDKRYGSDEAFEIIFNPNQGDIQILHIQEIVEDYNLVDPVTQIEERHAKQLDEDFEEGDEVASELDISDFGRRAVLTARQTFRQRIRDIEKEKIYDEYSDLIGEIIVGEIYQVRRHEALLMHDGVEVVLPRNEQIPGDHYRKGNMLRTVVKEVRRDAGSDPQVVVSRTSPVFMERLFEIEVPEVYDGIVEIKKIARIPGDRAKVAVVSHDERVDPVGACVGVKGVRIHAVVRELSNENIDVMEWSENPSQMVARALSPANPVSVKLNDDADPPRARVEVAADEVSQAIGRRGVNIKLASQLTGYEIDVYREIPSDEEDIDIEEFGDELEQETIEKLKHIGCDTGKAVLELSADALGRRADLDRDTAQRVLDIISAEFEKGPGIVETIERGDFTIESLEDEDIGSDEREPRSEEDLVDAPESAAEESSGGPADRPPEDFAAEELAADMPTEEDAPAEDVGGPVADFGPDGPEAAEDAAVPEERTEMSAESPEADAVSEEAIAEETDEPEPTATAPGPDPETLSDESVPPTDEIDPTDSKDPQSPDLADDEVSDDEAEEAGAAPKMDAEEDSLTDTPDETVAGAVEEEPEAKE; encoded by the coding sequence ATGCGAAGTGCAGACCTCGTTTCTTCGTTCGGGGAAATTGCCCGTGCGAAGGACATCGACCGCGAAACCCTCCAGATCATCGTCGAAGACGTGATTCGTGCGATGATTGATAAGCGGTATGGGTCCGATGAGGCGTTTGAGATCATCTTTAACCCGAATCAGGGCGACATCCAGATCCTCCACATCCAGGAAATCGTGGAGGACTATAACCTCGTCGATCCCGTTACGCAAATCGAGGAGCGGCATGCGAAGCAACTTGATGAGGACTTTGAGGAGGGCGACGAGGTTGCAAGCGAGCTTGATATTAGTGATTTCGGGCGTCGCGCCGTGCTAACGGCCCGGCAGACGTTCCGGCAGCGCATTCGCGACATTGAGAAGGAGAAGATTTACGACGAGTACTCCGATCTCATCGGCGAAATTATCGTCGGCGAGATTTACCAGGTTCGCCGCCACGAGGCGCTCCTCATGCACGACGGTGTGGAAGTCGTTCTTCCGCGCAACGAGCAGATCCCCGGCGATCACTATCGCAAGGGGAATATGCTTCGTACGGTCGTGAAAGAGGTGCGTCGTGACGCGGGCTCCGACCCGCAGGTTGTCGTAAGCCGAACCTCACCGGTGTTCATGGAGCGCCTCTTCGAGATCGAGGTGCCAGAAGTTTACGACGGTATTGTCGAGATTAAAAAGATTGCTCGCATCCCTGGCGACCGCGCCAAAGTGGCTGTCGTAAGCCACGATGAGCGTGTAGACCCCGTCGGTGCCTGCGTTGGCGTCAAGGGCGTCCGGATCCACGCTGTGGTGCGGGAGCTGTCCAACGAGAATATCGACGTCATGGAGTGGTCGGAGAATCCGAGCCAGATGGTGGCACGGGCGCTCTCGCCGGCGAATCCGGTCAGCGTGAAGCTGAACGACGATGCTGATCCTCCTCGTGCTCGAGTTGAGGTCGCGGCTGACGAGGTCAGCCAGGCCATTGGACGTCGCGGAGTGAACATCAAGCTGGCGTCTCAGCTCACCGGTTACGAAATCGATGTCTACCGCGAAATCCCCTCCGATGAGGAGGACATCGACATCGAAGAGTTCGGCGACGAGCTCGAACAAGAGACGATCGAGAAGCTTAAACATATTGGCTGCGACACCGGAAAAGCGGTGCTTGAGCTTTCCGCTGATGCCCTCGGGCGCCGTGCGGATCTGGACCGTGATACGGCCCAGCGCGTTCTCGACATCATTAGCGCCGAGTTCGAGAAAGGGCCGGGCATTGTCGAGACGATCGAGCGTGGCGATTTCACGATCGAGAGCCTCGAGGACGAGGATATCGGATCGGACGAGCGAGAGCCGCGCAGCGAGGAAGACCTGGTTGACGCACCGGAGTCCGCGGCAGAAGAGTCGTCCGGTGGCCCAGCCGATCGCCCCCCAGAGGACTTCGCAGCAGAAGAACTTGCAGCAGACATGCCGACGGAGGAGGATGCCCCGGCAGAAGACGTCGGTGGCCCCGTTGCTGACTTCGGCCCGGACGGGCCCGAAGCAGCGGAGGACGCCGCCGTCCCAGAAGAACGAACAGAAATGAGTGCCGAGTCCCCCGAGGCGGACGCCGTCTCGGAGGAAGCGATTGCAGAGGAAACGGATGAGCCGGAGCCTACGGCCACTGCGCCAGGCCCCGATCCGGAAACCCTCAGCGACGAATCGGTACCACCAACAGACGAGATCGACCCTACTGACTCAAAAGACCCCCAATCCCCCGATCTAGCCGACGACGAAGTATCCGACGACGAAGCAGAAGAAGCGGGAGCCGCACCGAAGATGGATGCGGAGGAGGATTCTTTGACTGACACCCCGGACGAAACCGTTGCGGGTGCTGTCGAAGAAGAGCCTGAAGCAAAGGAGTAA
- the rimP gene encoding ribosome maturation factor RimP yields the protein MPATEKLSLTEQIRQLAEEVIAGTGYFLVDVEVRGHKGTRVVEVYVDATTDLGLDDLAVVSRELGFLLDVEDVVDGSYKLEVSTPGIKRPITMPQQFVKNVGRTLRVRYQLEEENDEQNVVADLAEADDDGIELEMPDGERRRVPYDAINQARIELPW from the coding sequence ATGCCAGCAACCGAAAAACTTAGTCTGACCGAGCAGATTCGACAGCTCGCGGAGGAAGTCATTGCCGGAACCGGTTACTTCCTCGTTGACGTTGAGGTGCGTGGTCACAAGGGCACACGCGTTGTCGAGGTGTATGTGGACGCCACCACCGACCTCGGGCTGGATGATCTTGCCGTCGTGAGCCGCGAACTCGGTTTTTTGCTGGATGTAGAAGATGTGGTGGACGGGAGCTACAAGCTGGAGGTGTCCACCCCCGGTATCAAGCGACCGATCACGATGCCGCAGCAATTTGTAAAGAACGTTGGTCGCACGTTGCGCGTACGATATCAATTGGAAGAGGAGAACGACGAACAGAACGTCGTCGCTGACCTTGCAGAAGCTGATGATGACGGCATTGAGTTGGAGATGCCCGACGGCGAACGGCGACGCGTACCGTATGACGCGATCAATCAGGCTCGGATCGAGCTACCCTGGTAA